A section of the Drosophila sechellia strain sech25 chromosome 3L, ASM438219v1, whole genome shotgun sequence genome encodes:
- the LOC6618284 gene encoding uncharacterized protein LOC6618284: MCKSCDEQPVRCCSIFYATFCISCGLFMVIFSIHNIILLKSSITILDFYLHMHGAEMSPSTADILYSVDLVFAFTYVIAGTLLAVGIRQNLKGVFFAGKIISYFFPIYNVLYIFPLIVHIAATVKLCRYHKENFN, translated from the exons atGTGTAAATCGTGTGACGAACAGCCAGTTCGGTGCTGCTCAATTTTCTATGCCACTTTCTGCATTTCATGCGGTCTTTTCATGGTCATTTTTTCGATTCACAATATAATACTTTTGAAAAGCTCAATTACAATCCtggatttttatttgcatatgcATGGTGCTGAAATGTCTCCCTCAACTGCGGACATCCTTTACTCGGTGGATTTGGTTTTTGCCTTTACGTACGTCATTGCTGGAACTTTACTAGCTGTTGGAATCCGCCAG AACCTAAAGGGGGTTTTCTTTGCTGGCAAGATCATAAGCTATTTCTTTCCAATCTATAACGTGCTTTATATATTTCCTTTAA TTGTGCACATTGCCGCCACAGTGAAATTGTGCAGATATCATAAAGagaactttaattaa
- the LOC6618417 gene encoding uncharacterized protein LOC6618417, translating into MCCKSCEEQPASCCSIFYAFFCMGAGFFMFSFSLHNVIISEESITIMDWFLHIHGTDLTDNQLTILYGLDLIFAFTYVAAGVLLALGIKRQTKACIKAGKILSYFFPIYNIVYVFPLVIHIGCVLKLCRYLKENFD; encoded by the exons ATGTGTTGTAAGTCATGCGAAGAACAACCAGCATCATGCTGCTCGATTTTCTATGCATTTTTCTGCATGGGAGCAGGATTCTTTATGTTTAGCTTCTCGCTGCACAATGTAATTATATCAGAAGAATCTATTACCATTATGGATTGGTTTTTGCACATACATGGTACTGACTTGACGGATAATCAGCTTACGATATTATATGGTTTGGATTTAATTTTTGCCTTTACGTATGTGGCCGCAGGAGTTTTGCTAGCGTTGGGAATCAAAAGG caAACAAAGGCATGTATCAAGGCCGGGAAGATCTTAAGCTATTTCTTTCCAATATATAACATTGTTTATGTATTTCCCTTAG tTATACATATTGGCTGTGTGTTAAAATTATGCAGATATCTAAAGGAAAACTTTGATTAG